The Alternaria dauci strain A2016 chromosome 1, whole genome shotgun sequence genome window below encodes:
- a CDS encoding mitochondrial 54S ribosomal protein mL40, with the protein MNLSIFRPVFRPYKTPSPPQPTTLLQRTANQIYPSYPKTQHTPFSTTPSLQKRTKKGPGNDPRITNIRYHLSHPLTPRPLHFSRTRSLRHWTIHRAWLLFLRKRRWAEERELERQYMAMRSACEHLRLMDSNGNLVSEEEAGGQGADASRLGVKGREVGRLYRSAMLKRGVWGSVPVEYGRVVTDFPGREGWNHEWVRN; encoded by the exons ATGAACCTCTCCATCTTCCGCCCGGTCTTCCGACCCTACAAAACACCATCGCCACCACAACCAACGACCCTACTGCAACGAACCGCAAACCAGATATACCCGTCATACCCCAAAACCCAACACACACCCTTTTCCACCACCCCCTCCCTCCAGAAACGCACAAAAAAGGGTCCAGGAAATGATCCTAGGATAA CAAACATCCGCTACCACCTCTCCCACCCCCTCACCCCCCGCCCCCTCCACTTCTCCCGCACCCGCTCCCTCCGCCACTGGACCATTCACCGCGCGTGGCTTCTCTTCCTCCGCAAGCGGCGCTGGGCCGAGGAACGCGAGCTGGAACGGCAATACATGGCTATGCGCAGTGCATGCGAGCACCTGCGCCTGATGGACAGTAACGGCAACCTTGTGTCTGAAGAGGAGGCGGGTGGGCAAGGTGCTGATGCTTCGAGATTGGGGGTCAAGGGCAGGGAGGTGGGCAGGTTGTATCGCAGTGCGATGTTGAAGAGGGGGGTGTGGGGGAGTGTGCCGGTGGAGTATGGGAGGGTTGTTACGGATTTTCCGGGGAGGGAGGGGTGGAATCATGAGTGGGTTAGGAATTGA